One genomic segment of Arachis duranensis cultivar V14167 chromosome 4, aradu.V14167.gnm2.J7QH, whole genome shotgun sequence includes these proteins:
- the LOC107484251 gene encoding uncharacterized protein LOC107484251, which produces MDYERARAEQKLQLQELENIRLEAYKNSRLYKEKVTAVHDKNIKRREFQPGDLIFLYNSRMRLMPGKLRSRWDGLYRIERVEPYGVFHLSHPSSSELIKVNGIRLKLFHSEKMARNQELEIFLLEDPTTADD; this is translated from the coding sequence atggactATGAGAGAGCCAGAGCTGAAcagaagttgcaactgcaagaattagaGAACATTCGCTTAGAAGCTTATAAAAACTCTAGGCTGTATAAAGAGAAAGTGACGGCTGTGCATGACAAGAATATCAAGAGAAGAGAATTCCAACCTGGGGACTTAATCttcctttacaactccagaatgcggctcatgccaggcaagctgagaTCCAGATGGGATGGTCTCTATCGAATAGAGAGGGTGGAACCATACGGAGTCTTTCACTtgagccatccttcaagctctgaacttattAAAGTCAATGGAATTCGCTTGAAGTTATTCCATAGCGAAAAGATGGCGAGAAACCAGGAActggagatcttcctcttggaagatccaaCCACAGCAGAtgactga